A window of Plantibacter sp. PA-3-X8 genomic DNA:
CGGGCGCGTCACCCAGCGGCTCGGCCGGCGCATCGGGCTCGGACTCGGATTCGCGGCGGGCGGCGGCGGCGCGATCGGTGTGGTCGTGGCCGCCACCACCGCTCTGGTGCCGCTCCTCTTCCTGTCGCTGTTCGTCTACGGCGCTGGCACGGCCACGAACCTCCAGGCGCGCTACGCCGGCACCGATCTCGCGACCCCGGCCCGACGTGGTTCTGCGATCAGCGTCGCGATGGTGTCGACGACGCTCGGCGCCGTCGCCGGCCCCAACCTCGTCGAGCCGCTGGGATCGTTCGCGACCGGCCTCGGGCTGCCGTCGCTCGCCGGGCCGTTCCTCCTCGCCGCGGTCGCCTACCTCGCGGCAGGGACGGCGTTCCTCGTGCTGCTCCGACCCGACCCGTTCCTCCTCGCCCGCCGTCTCGACGCCGAGCTCGCGCAGCTGGAGGTGGAGCGGACCGCCGCGGAGCAGACCGCCGTGGAACAGGTGGGGTCGAAGCAGGCATCGCCGACGACCGCCGCACGCCCGCGTCCCGGCGTCGGCGCCTACGTCGGCGCCGCGGTCATGGTGGTTACGCAGATCGCCATGGTGGCGGTGATGACCATGACCCCGGTGCACATGCGCGCCCACCACCACGGCCTCGGCGAGGTCGGGCTCGTGATCGGGATCCACATCGCGGCGATGTACCTCCCCTCGCTCGTGACCGGCGTCCTGGTCGATCGGATCGGCCGCACCCCGATGGCGATCGCCGCCGGCGTGACCCTCCTGCTCGCCGGTGTCACGGGAGCACTCGCGCCGGCGGACTCGCTCGGCCTGCTCATCCTGGCGCTCGCCCTCCTCGGACTCGGCTGGAACTTCGGCCTCATCGCGGGCACCGCGCTCGTCGTCGACCACACCGTGCCCGCCAACCGCGCCCGCACCCAGGGCACGCTCGATGTCCTCATCGCCCTCGCCGGCGCAGGTGCCGGCGTCATGTCGGGTGTGGTGATGGCCGGGGTCGGCTACGAGGCGCTGTCGATCGCGGGCGGGGTGCTCGCGCTCCTGCTCATCCCCGTGCTGCTCTGGGCCCGCCGGGTCACGCCTCGCGGGTGAGCCCGCTCGCCGCTGAGCTGGCGACTTCAGAGGAATCGGTAGACATCCTGGGCGAACTTCGGCACACCCGCCTGAGCGAGCGACTGCAGCAACTCGTCCATCGTGAGCGAAGGCGACTCGTAGGTGGCGACGAGATGCTCGAGCACTGAAAGGGTGACACCCGGGTACAGGTCCAGCTGATCGAGGAGGAACTCGTCCGGATGGACGACCTCGATGTCGAACAGGCTCACGGACTCCGGTGGGAAGTCGGTGATGTTGAAGGTCACCAACACCTCGGCATTGGCGCGGACCGCCGCGGCCAGGACGTGGCGGTCCTTCGGATCACAGGTCATCCCATCGATCAGATCGTCGTATCCGCTCACCAACGCGTCGGGGAAGGCGCGCCCCATCGTGGACAGCCGTTTCTCGACGAGCGTCACGTCGACCCCGTGACCCCGAAGATTCCGGTCGAGCTCGGTCATGACGCCCACCGACCACAGCGGTCGGAACGCGCCGCGGTGGGCAAGCCACAAGAACACGTCATTCAGGGTCGAACCGTACAGCGCACACGTGTCGAAGAATGCGGGAAATGCCATGCCCTCGCGTCACTCCTCGTCGAGGCGCTTCAGCGTCGGCATCGACTCGGAACGAAGTGCGGATCCTTGGCCCGCCCGAGCCAGATCCGTCAGCGCGTCGCGACGTTCGCTCCGCGCTTGTTCCTGGAACTCGACGACATCGCGAAGCATCACCCGTCGGTGGCGTCCGCGCTTTTCGTGAGCGATCTCTCCCTGTTCGAGGAGTTTCACCAACGTCGGTCGCGATACGCCGAGGAAGTCGGCCGCTTCCTGCGTCGTCATCTGCGTGCTGTAGGGCGCGACCGTGACTCCGTGACCGTTGGCCAACGCGTTCGCGACCTGCTCGAGCGCGCGGAAGATCTCGTCGGGGATGGACCGCTGGGAGCCGTCAGGAGCCACGAGCGCCGCCTGGCTCGCGTGTGTGGTGAGGTACGACTCGATCGCCCGGAGCGTCTTCGCGAAATCGACGATGTCGGCCCGGGTGTCGCCGTCGGGAAGGTAGGTGCGAGGCTTGCTGGTCGCGCGAGGCGTGTCGAGGGGATTCACAACTCGATTCTATTCGAAAGATTCGAAAAGAACCTGGCTATTCGGCTGCGGCGGGTACGCGGACCGTGAGGGCGCCGGGCTCGATCCAGGTGTTGATCGCGACGGCCTTGCCGAAACCGTCGCCGTCGAGCTCGATCTCCTCAGGCTTCGACATGCGGGCGATGAAGCGCTTCGCGGTGCCGTAGCGGAGCTCGCCGTCGTCCTTCTGCTTGCCGGCGAGGGCCTTGCCCGCCTTCGTCCGGCGGAGGACGCCGTTCACCCAGGCGACCTTCGCCCAGATGCGGATCCAGCCGAGGATTCCGCCGGGACGCATGAACATGAGGTCGAACAGCCCGTCATCGACGACCGCGTCGGGCAACAAGAGGATGTTGGCCGGGAGCGAGCCGCAGTTCCCGATGATGACGGTGTGGACGGTCGCGCGCGTCTGCGGCTCGTCGTCGATCCGGAACCGCAGGTGCAGCTCGTCCGGGTCGCGCAACGACTTCACGATCGCGTCGACGTAGGCGGCCCAACCGGCCTTGGCCTTGAGGTCGTCGTCGGTGTTCTTGATCATCTTCGCGTCGATGCCCATGCCGGCCATGACGACGAACACATGGCGGTCGCGGGAGTGGTCGGCGCGCTCGATGTCGATGACACCGAGGTCGATCGCCTTGTCCGTGCCGGTGAAGGCCGTGATGACGGAGCCGGGCAGGTCGTTGAGCGTGAGGTCGAGGTTCCGGGCGAGCAGGTTGCCGGTACCCGACGGGAGCAGGGCGAGCGGGATGCCGCTGCCGCGGAGGCCCTCCGAGACGGCGCGGACGGTGCCGTCACCGCCGGCCGCGATGACGAGGTCGACGCCCGCTGCGA
This region includes:
- a CDS encoding PIN domain-containing protein, giving the protein MAFPAFFDTCALYGSTLNDVFLWLAHRGAFRPLWSVGVMTELDRNLRGHGVDVTLVEKRLSTMGRAFPDALVSGYDDLIDGMTCDPKDRHVLAAAVRANAEVLVTFNITDFPPESVSLFDIEVVHPDEFLLDQLDLYPGVTLSVLEHLVATYESPSLTMDELLQSLAQAGVPKFAQDVYRFL
- a CDS encoding diacylglycerol kinase family protein, whose protein sequence is MTTPESTTAPADATATKVAAIIYNPVKVDLDALRESVERSASDAGWAESLWFETSVDDVGQGVTADAIAAGVDLVIAAGGDGTVRAVSEGLRGSGIPLALLPSGTGNLLARNLDLTLNDLPGSVITAFTGTDKAIDLGVIDIERADHSRDRHVFVVMAGMGIDAKMIKNTDDDLKAKAGWAAYVDAIVKSLRDPDELHLRFRIDDEPQTRATVHTVIIGNCGSLPANILLLPDAVVDDGLFDLMFMRPGGILGWIRIWAKVAWVNGVLRRTKAGKALAGKQKDDGELRYGTAKRFIARMSKPEEIELDGDGFGKAVAINTWIEPGALTVRVPAAAE
- a CDS encoding helix-turn-helix domain-containing protein is translated as MNPLDTPRATSKPRTYLPDGDTRADIVDFAKTLRAIESYLTTHASQAALVAPDGSQRSIPDEIFRALEQVANALANGHGVTVAPYSTQMTTQEAADFLGVSRPTLVKLLEQGEIAHEKRGRHRRVMLRDVVEFQEQARSERRDALTDLARAGQGSALRSESMPTLKRLDEE
- a CDS encoding MFS transporter yields the protein MSERGESDSRETDARAVIAAERARVQRRTLTVVVISQVLGGAGLAAGVTVGALLVQDVLGSMSLAGVAAALLTLGSALTAFLVGRVTQRLGRRIGLGLGFAAGGGGAIGVVVAATTALVPLLFLSLFVYGAGTATNLQARYAGTDLATPARRGSAISVAMVSTTLGAVAGPNLVEPLGSFATGLGLPSLAGPFLLAAVAYLAAGTAFLVLLRPDPFLLARRLDAELAQLEVERTAAEQTAVEQVGSKQASPTTAARPRPGVGAYVGAAVMVVTQIAMVAVMTMTPVHMRAHHHGLGEVGLVIGIHIAAMYLPSLVTGVLVDRIGRTPMAIAAGVTLLLAGVTGALAPADSLGLLILALALLGLGWNFGLIAGTALVVDHTVPANRARTQGTLDVLIALAGAGAGVMSGVVMAGVGYEALSIAGGVLALLLIPVLLWARRVTPRG